The Gouania willdenowi chromosome 3, fGouWil2.1, whole genome shotgun sequence genome includes a region encoding these proteins:
- the cul4a gene encoding cullin-4A, with protein sequence MMAEDIRQDKRACFTVGTEHGANGMARTSAVASGKTGASKKLVIKNFKDRPKLAENYTEDTWLKLRDAVGAIQNSTSIKYNLEELYQAVENLCSYKVSPTLYKQLRQVCEDHVQAQIHQLREESLDNLSFLKRMNRCWQDHCRQTIMIRSIFLFLDRTYVLQNSLLPSIWDTGLELFRTHIVSDSGVQKRTVEGLLEQIELERNGETIDRSLLRSLLGMLSDLQVYKDSFEERFLCETNRLYAAEGQRLMQDRDVPEYLHHVARRLEEENDRIVSYLDQSTQKPLICCVEKQLLGEHLTAMLQKGLSTLLDEYRVTELALLYQLFSKVKGGLPTLLQFWRDYIKSFGGEIVCTPEKDKDMVQELLDFKDKMDNVVQSCFARNESFINAMKEAFETFINKRPNKPAELIAKYVDSKLRAGNKEATEEELERILDKIMIIFRFIHGKDVFEAFYKKDLAKRLLVGKSASVDAEKSMLSKLKHECGAAFTSKLEGMFKDMELSKDIMIQYKQYMQNQSEPSNIELTVNILTMGYWPSYTPMEVHLPSEMVKLQEVFKLFYLGKHSGRKLQWQPTLGHAVLKAEFKEGKKELQVSLFQTLVVLMFNEGEDFSMEEIRTATGIEEGELKRTLQSLACGKARVLNKNPRGKDVEDGDRFNFNNDFKHKLFRIKINQIQMKETVEEQVSTTERVFQDRQYQIDAAVVRIMKMRKTLSHNLLVSELYNQLKFPVKPGDLKKRIESLIDREYMERDKETPNQYHYVA encoded by the exons ATGATGGCCGAAGACATCCGACAGGACAAGAGGGCCTGCTTCACTGTCGGAACCGAGCACGGAGCGAACGGGATGGCCAGGACGTCCGCGGTGGCTTCGGGAAAAACTGGTGCCTCCAAAAAACTAGTGATCAAAAACTTTAAAG ACAGGCCAAAACTAGCAGAGAATTACACAGAGGACACGTGGCTGAAGCTGCGAGATGCAGTGGGAGCCATTCAGAACAGCACTTCCATTAAGTACAACCTGGAGGAGCTCTACCAG GCGGTAGAGAACCTGTGCTCATATAAAGTCTCCCCAACGTTGTACAAGCAGCTCCGACAAGTCTGTGAGGATCACGTTCAAGCTCAGATCCACCAGTTAAGAGA AGAGTCATTAGATAACCTCTCTTTCTTGAAGCGAATGAATCGCTGTTGGCAGGATCACTGTAGACAAACT atAATGATCCGAAGCATCTTTCTCTTTCTGGATCGCACGTACGTGCTCCAGAACTCCTTGCTTCCCTCTATCTG GGACACAGGGCTGGAACTGTTTCGCACTCACATTGTGAGCGACAGCGGCGTTCAGAAGCGAACCGTGGAAGGCCTCCTGGAGCAGATCGAACTGGAGAGAAACGGAGAGACAATTGATCGCAGCCTCCTTCGAAGCCTGTTGGGCATGCTGTCTGATCTGCAG GTTTACAAAGACTCCTTTGAGGAGAGGTTTTTGTGTGAGACCAATCGCCTCTATGCAGCAGAAGGACAGCGGCTGATGCAGGATAGAGAC gtaccagagTACCTGCACCATGTGGCTCGTCGGTTGGAGGAGGAGAATGATCGTATTGTGAGCTACCTCGACCAGAGCACGCA AAAACCACTCATCTGTTGTGTGGAGAAGCAACTGCTAGGAGAACACTTGACAGCCATGCTTCAAAAGG GTCTGAGCACTCTGCTTGATGAGTACCGTGTGACTGAGTTGGCCCTCCTCTACCAGCTCTTCAGCAAAGTCAAAGGAGGACTTCCTACGCTGTTGCAGTTCTGGAGAGATTACATCAAG TCATTTGGTGGAGAGATTGTCTGCACCCCTGAGAAAGACAAAGACATGGTACAAGAGTTGCTAGATTTTAAGGACAAAATGGACAACGTGGTGCAGAGCTGCTTTGCACGAAATGAGAGTTTCATCAATGCCATGAAAGAGGCCTTTGAAACTTTTATCAACAAGAGACCCAACAAACCTGCTGAACTCATCG CTAAATATGTGGATTCTAAGCTAAGAGCAGGAAACAAGGAAGCCACAGAGGAAGAGCTGGAAAGGATCCTGGACAAGATCATGATCATCTTTCGCTTCATACATG gaAAAGATGTTTTTGAAGCCTTTTATAAGAAAGACTTGGCTAAGCGGCTGCTCGTGGGCAAGAGTGCGTCTGTTGATGCTGAGAAGTCCATGCTCTCTAAACTCAAACATG AATGTGGAGCAGCATTTACCAGTAAGCTAGAGGGAATGTTTAAGGACATGGAACTATCAAAAGACATCATGATCCAGTACAAGCAG TACATGCAGAACCAGAGCGAGCCAAGCAACATAGAGCTTACCGTCAACATACTGACAATGGGCTACTGGCCTTCATACACACCTATGGAGGTCCACCTGCCATCAGAG ATGGTGAAGCTGCAGGAGGTGTTTAAGCTGTTCTACCTGGGTAAGCACAGTGGGAGGAAGCTGCAGTGGCAGCCCACACTGGGCCATGCTGTACTGAAGGCCGAGTTTAAAGAG GGTAAGAAGGAGCTTCAGGTTTCGCTCTTCCAGACGTTGGTGGTCCTAATGTTTAACGAGGGTGAGGACTTCAGCATGGAGGAGATTCGGACGGCCACGGGCATTG AGGAAGGAGAGCTGAAGAGGACACTGCAGTCACTTGCGTGTGGAAAGGCACGCGTCCTCAACAAGAACCCTCGAGGGAAAGATGTGGAGGATGGAGACCGCTTCAATTTCAACAATGACTTCAAACACAAACTGTTTCGCATCAAGATCAATCAGATTCAAATGAAAGAAACG gtggagGAGCAGGTGAGCACCACAGAGCGTGTGTTTCAAGACCGGCAGTATCAGATCGATGCAGCTGTGGTGCGTATCATGAAGATGAGGAAGACGCTGAGTCACAATCTGCTGGTGTCGGAGCTCTACAACCAACTCAAGTTCCCTGTCAAA CCGGGCGACCTGAAGAAGCGCATCGAGTCACTGATAGACAGAGAATACATGGAACGGGACAAGGAGACTCCAAACCAGTATCATTATGTGGCCTGA